One genomic segment of Rubripirellula amarantea includes these proteins:
- a CDS encoding NosD domain-containing protein, which yields MNTTLRCLMTVAFFSALPSSLLAKPIQPLEELKVTEDRFATVEVLTDQGEFEYHLDNTGERDVSNALQEVFDRTAALGDVSAEFVFLPGVYSIDAPITVKMVCLKLKGTAHGGLDIFGMNLKSGTIFRFGKNTGPNCITFRRASHSKSFPSGESPWDHFDSKVEVEGMTFVGYNNTDVDTANGYSRFRGDEPNFRGLNWYPSKGRYKDAEKEGQRALFFPKGPGKNEMLRVNSCVFTDLYSGIETEYCDVCFITDSWFAQMVYGIRMQGHNPICMIKNNCFADLETGITLGEVTSSGLNDNGFAYVSKCFVIKDAQQTTINNNTLLNWKLSTGAAAFGGFVHVGSSQNLVMTGNTIKQELDSRTKTRTVDEQPNGRAFINIENARNLVFSHNAVDTIQTQTVVKLHNVSNSVITDNIITFADGGNAVAQTGTSEGNFYRPLNPADSAPFDSFKE from the coding sequence ATGAACACAACACTACGCTGCCTGATGACGGTCGCCTTCTTTTCGGCACTGCCGTCCTCACTATTGGCAAAGCCGATCCAGCCACTTGAGGAACTTAAAGTCACCGAAGACCGTTTTGCCACCGTAGAGGTGCTGACCGATCAGGGCGAGTTTGAATACCACCTCGACAACACTGGCGAGCGAGATGTGTCGAACGCGTTGCAAGAAGTCTTTGACCGGACCGCGGCGCTGGGTGATGTGTCGGCGGAGTTCGTTTTCCTGCCTGGTGTTTACTCCATCGACGCACCGATCACGGTGAAGATGGTTTGCTTGAAGCTCAAAGGAACCGCTCACGGCGGGCTCGATATCTTTGGGATGAACCTGAAGAGTGGCACGATCTTTCGCTTCGGCAAGAATACCGGTCCGAACTGCATCACGTTCCGTCGAGCCTCACACTCGAAGTCGTTTCCTTCCGGCGAGTCCCCGTGGGATCACTTCGATTCCAAGGTCGAGGTGGAGGGCATGACTTTTGTGGGCTACAACAACACAGACGTTGACACTGCCAATGGGTACAGCCGATTTCGGGGCGATGAACCCAACTTCCGCGGTCTCAACTGGTATCCCTCCAAGGGAAGGTACAAGGATGCGGAGAAGGAAGGCCAGCGAGCTCTCTTCTTCCCCAAGGGTCCCGGCAAGAATGAAATGCTGCGGGTCAACAGTTGCGTCTTCACCGATCTCTATTCAGGAATCGAAACCGAGTACTGCGATGTGTGCTTCATCACCGATAGCTGGTTTGCGCAGATGGTCTATGGAATCCGAATGCAGGGGCACAACCCGATCTGCATGATCAAGAATAACTGCTTTGCCGATCTGGAAACGGGGATCACGCTAGGTGAAGTGACCTCTTCCGGATTGAACGATAACGGATTTGCCTATGTCAGCAAGTGTTTCGTGATCAAGGACGCCCAGCAGACCACGATCAACAACAATACGTTGCTGAACTGGAAGCTTTCGACGGGCGCAGCCGCTTTCGGAGGCTTCGTCCATGTTGGATCGTCGCAGAACCTTGTGATGACGGGAAACACCATCAAGCAAGAACTTGATTCGCGAACGAAGACTCGAACCGTCGACGAGCAACCCAACGGCCGCGCCTTCATCAACATCGAGAATGCTCGCAATCTGGTCTTCTCCCACAACGCCGTCGATACCATCCAGACCCAAACGGTTGTCAAACTTCACAACGTGTCAAATTCAGTGATCACGGACAACATCATCACGTTCGCAGACGGCGGAAACGCGGTCGCTCAAACCGGCACAAGCGAAGGCAATTTCTATCGCCCGCTGAACCCCGCTGACTCAGCACCTTTTGATTCGTTCAAGGAGTAG
- a CDS encoding siderophore-interacting protein has product MLCKKKISPHVLRLTFGGESMATFPAGAEGSYIKLMFPSDGKRPKLRTYTVRKQREEEIDVDFVIHGDGGLAATWAQECPLGESILVGGPGPGTLVDPVADWFLLAGDLAALPALSVNLKTMPRDARGAAFIEVLSEEDKQLLDAPQGIEIHWLINPHPGKHPELLRQAVEDFEWKEGHPFVWAASEFGTMQGLRTYLKGTRGLGKEQLYLSSYWKLGITEEEHKEAKRADAQEHARR; this is encoded by the coding sequence GTGCTTTGCAAGAAGAAGATCAGCCCGCATGTTTTGCGTCTTACCTTCGGTGGCGAATCAATGGCGACGTTTCCTGCTGGAGCGGAAGGCTCGTACATCAAGCTCATGTTTCCCAGTGATGGAAAGCGCCCGAAGCTCCGGACCTACACGGTTCGCAAGCAGCGTGAAGAGGAAATCGACGTCGACTTTGTTATCCACGGTGACGGAGGCCTCGCTGCAACGTGGGCGCAGGAATGTCCGCTTGGGGAATCCATCCTTGTCGGTGGCCCAGGTCCCGGCACGCTGGTTGATCCAGTGGCGGATTGGTTCCTGCTGGCTGGAGACCTCGCAGCTTTGCCCGCCTTGAGCGTCAACCTGAAGACGATGCCCCGCGATGCGCGGGGTGCCGCGTTCATCGAAGTCCTCTCCGAGGAGGACAAACAACTTCTGGATGCTCCGCAAGGCATCGAAATTCATTGGCTCATCAATCCGCATCCGGGCAAGCACCCCGAACTGCTCCGCCAGGCAGTTGAGGACTTCGAGTGGAAGGAGGGGCATCCCTTTGTGTGGGCCGCAAGCGAGTTTGGGACCATGCAGGGGCTTCGCACGTACCTCAAGGGCACGCGTGGACTTGGGAAGGAGCAGCTTTATCTATCAAGCTATTGGAAGCTCGGGATCACCGAAGAAGAACACAAGGAAGCCAAACGCGCCGATGCCCAAGAACACGCGCGACGCTAA
- a CDS encoding alkyl/aryl-sulfatase: protein MNKIIFSLCLVLSGVSVGVAQEGTNATQRLRNQGVQFQEQVVKVADNVHVAVGFSPANVSMIVGEDGVVIVDTGMTRDDADRIVAEFRKITDKPVKAIIFTHSHGDHTGGVTSFLGTERPQIWAHNNFGSEYRPLTDAGVTFQSVRAARQAGFKLPPEQRINNGVAPVRYPKSGGHAFASGAESKPSHLLEGERQTIKVAGVELELVSAPGETNDELFVWYPAGKVLFAGDNFYRSFPNLYAIRGTPNRSVRLWADSLNKMSANNAVALVGGHTKPIIGAGEVKQVLGDYRDAVQFIHDKTVEGMNKGMTPDELVEYVQLPEHLASKDYLQPFYGHPEWGVRTVFSQYFGWFDGNPSNLFRLTLKSEAEHLAKLAGGKEKLLSAAKDALLNDDNQWAAQLADHLLALDRNDRDAKQIKADALTKLARNMVNATARNYYLTVARELREGK, encoded by the coding sequence ATGAACAAGATCATCTTCTCTCTCTGCCTTGTCCTGTCCGGTGTCAGCGTCGGCGTTGCTCAGGAAGGGACCAACGCAACTCAGCGGCTGCGAAACCAGGGCGTCCAATTCCAAGAGCAAGTCGTCAAAGTCGCCGACAACGTCCACGTCGCTGTCGGCTTCAGCCCCGCCAACGTTTCAATGATCGTTGGTGAGGATGGCGTTGTCATTGTCGATACGGGTATGACCCGAGACGACGCCGACCGTATCGTGGCGGAGTTTCGCAAGATCACCGACAAACCGGTCAAGGCGATCATCTTTACGCACTCACATGGTGATCATACCGGCGGCGTGACTTCGTTTCTTGGAACAGAGCGACCGCAAATCTGGGCTCACAACAACTTTGGAAGCGAATACCGTCCATTGACGGATGCCGGTGTTACGTTTCAATCAGTTCGAGCAGCAAGGCAAGCTGGATTCAAGTTGCCACCGGAGCAACGGATCAACAACGGCGTCGCCCCGGTTCGATACCCCAAGAGCGGCGGCCACGCATTCGCGTCAGGTGCGGAGTCGAAACCGTCACATCTACTCGAAGGAGAGCGGCAGACGATCAAAGTGGCCGGAGTTGAACTTGAACTCGTGTCAGCTCCCGGTGAGACCAACGACGAACTGTTCGTCTGGTATCCGGCTGGCAAAGTACTCTTCGCTGGCGACAATTTCTACCGATCGTTTCCAAACTTGTACGCAATCCGAGGAACTCCCAACCGCAGCGTTCGCCTGTGGGCCGACAGCCTCAATAAAATGTCTGCCAACAATGCGGTTGCCTTGGTCGGTGGCCACACCAAGCCGATTATCGGAGCGGGCGAAGTCAAACAAGTCCTCGGCGATTACCGTGATGCCGTTCAGTTCATCCACGACAAAACCGTCGAGGGAATGAACAAGGGAATGACGCCGGATGAGTTGGTTGAGTACGTGCAGCTTCCTGAACACCTCGCCAGCAAAGACTATTTGCAACCGTTCTACGGGCATCCCGAATGGGGCGTGCGGACCGTCTTCAGCCAATACTTTGGCTGGTTCGACGGCAACCCATCCAATCTGTTTCGCCTAACGCTGAAATCAGAAGCAGAGCATCTTGCCAAGTTGGCGGGTGGAAAAGAGAAACTGCTCTCTGCGGCCAAAGACGCGCTCCTTAACGATGACAACCAATGGGCCGCGCAGCTTGCAGACCATCTATTGGCCCTCGACAGGAACGACCGCGATGCAAAACAAATCAAAGCCGATGCTTTGACGAAGTTGGCTCGCAACATGGTCAACGCAACCGCTCGCAACTACTACCTCACCGTTGCCCGCGAGCTACGGGAAGGGAAGTGA
- a CDS encoding GNAT family N-acetyltransferase — MTQAEVKIRNANEQDRDSILAVHMDAFGEGDGEVIAKLVDEMLDDASGEPMLSLIAESDGELVGHLLFTSASIEPDPGQVSARILAPLAIVQNRQRQGIGGRLIESGLRQLEECGVDLVFVLGYPDYYSRFGFQPAGVQGLQATYPIPPRNADAWMVTELTPRMIENCKGTVRCSKALDHPKYWAE, encoded by the coding sequence ATGACACAAGCGGAAGTGAAGATTCGCAACGCCAACGAGCAGGATCGTGATTCGATTCTTGCGGTCCACATGGATGCATTTGGCGAAGGCGATGGGGAAGTGATCGCCAAGCTCGTCGATGAGATGCTCGATGACGCTTCCGGCGAGCCAATGCTGTCGCTGATCGCTGAATCGGATGGCGAACTCGTCGGGCATCTTCTTTTTACGTCCGCGAGCATCGAACCGGACCCTGGCCAAGTCAGTGCAAGGATTCTCGCACCGCTGGCGATAGTGCAAAATCGACAACGTCAGGGGATTGGCGGTCGCTTGATCGAATCCGGGTTACGCCAATTGGAAGAATGTGGCGTCGACCTCGTCTTTGTTCTTGGCTATCCCGACTACTACTCGCGATTCGGGTTCCAGCCCGCAGGCGTCCAGGGTCTCCAGGCAACCTACCCAATCCCACCTCGAAACGCAGACGCGTGGATGGTGACGGAGCTGACGCCCAGAATGATCGAAAACTGCAAGGGAACCGTCCGCTGCTCCAAAGCTTTAGACCATCCGAAATATTGGGCTGAGTGA
- a CDS encoding type II toxin-antitoxin system VapC family toxin, with protein MTSAIYWDTSALLKLYAPESDSGDYRRLLISRPERIAVSTLHFVELYYALVAKEKRNEIQVGAAKSLFQSFMRHADEQRYISIAIDAKATTFSCQVLDRCVGITSPVPLRSLEGLHLGAMNSAGITLLVTADVRMKRAAQTVSLTTIEP; from the coding sequence ATGACCAGTGCAATCTACTGGGATACGTCAGCGCTGCTGAAGCTGTACGCGCCTGAATCGGATTCGGGTGACTACCGCCGACTTCTGATCTCCAGACCAGAACGAATCGCGGTTAGCACGCTGCATTTTGTCGAACTGTATTACGCGCTCGTAGCGAAAGAAAAGCGAAATGAGATTCAGGTGGGTGCAGCGAAGTCTCTTTTCCAGTCCTTCATGCGGCATGCCGACGAGCAACGCTATATCTCGATTGCGATTGATGCCAAAGCGACAACGTTTTCTTGCCAAGTTCTAGACCGATGCGTGGGGATCACGTCTCCAGTTCCATTACGTTCGCTGGAAGGTCTGCATCTAGGTGCAATGAACTCGGCAGGAATAACACTGCTCGTCACGGCTGACGTGAGAATGAAGCGGGCCGCGCAGACGGTTTCGCTCACAACGATTGAACCTTAG
- a CDS encoding MarR family winged helix-turn-helix transcriptional regulator, translating into MQFDSESSPGFAIGRVAYLIRSEMASVLKSAGWPFSPEETQTLITLSDAGQSLRMNELASLMIRDPTTVKRQLDRLVDQKFVERSVSNEDARIVMVGLTRRGEQKLQTVLPLLDDLRKTTLKGISKSELEATQNVLRKMQKNVTKHISKGIVL; encoded by the coding sequence ATGCAGTTTGACTCGGAATCCTCGCCCGGATTCGCGATCGGGCGTGTTGCCTATCTGATCCGTTCGGAAATGGCTTCGGTGCTGAAGAGTGCTGGTTGGCCGTTTTCACCCGAGGAAACGCAGACGCTGATCACTTTGTCGGATGCCGGCCAGTCGCTGCGCATGAATGAGTTGGCGTCGCTGATGATTCGTGATCCAACGACGGTCAAACGCCAGTTGGATCGACTCGTCGACCAGAAGTTTGTTGAGCGGAGCGTATCGAATGAAGACGCTCGTATCGTGATGGTCGGATTGACTCGCCGCGGCGAGCAAAAACTTCAAACCGTCCTTCCGCTGTTAGACGACTTGCGAAAGACCACGCTCAAGGGCATCTCGAAGTCGGAGCTGGAAGCGACGCAAAACGTTCTGCGAAAGATGCAGAAAAACGTAACCAAACACATTTCCAAAGGAATAGTCTTATGA